The stretch of DNA CAAAATTGAAGCCTTTATTGGTAAAAATGCGATTAAAAGAAAACATGTCTGAAGAAGTAATTATTGACCAAATTGTTAGCGCTTTTGGCATTGAAGATAATTACACATTACTTGAAGCAAGTATCACGTGGCAAAATGATGAGAAAAAAGAAATTGTAGTAACAAAATAAAATTTAATTTGAGTCCTTGACCTTCGTTGAGGGCTCTTTTCATGTAGAAACCTCCAATGTAAGGTACATTACTACATACAAGAAAATATAAAATGGAGGTAAGATAATGCAAAAACAAATAAAATTAATCAATCGACCAACGGGGACACCAACTAAAGAGAATTTCGAAATTCTCACTGCACCAATTGACAGTGCGTCTGAAGGTGAAGTAGTAGTAAAAACTGTTTACATTTCAGTGGATCCATATTTACGTGGTCGGATGAATGATGCGAAATCCTATATTCCACCGTTTGAGTTGAATGAAATGATATCAAGCGGAATCATAGGACAAGTCGTTCAATCGACGTCCTCACTTTTCGAAAAAGGCGATGTCGTTCTCGGATCATTGCCATGGCAAGAATATAGTGTGGTAAAAGAAAGTGCGGTTCGTAAAATTGATCACCGTATTGCGCCTGCCTCTGCTTATTTGAGTGTGCTGGGCATGACTGGTTTGACAGCTTACTTTGGCTTATTGGATATCGGGAAACCTAAAGAAGGAGAAACGGTGGTTGTGTCAGGAGCTGCAGGTGCTGTAGGGTCCATCGTGGGACAAATTGCGAAAATTAAAGGCATGCGTGTCGTTGGAATTGCTGGTTCTGATGAGAAAGTGAAGTTTTTGGTCGAGGAACTGGGTTTTGATGCTGCAATAAATTATAAAACTCAGGATGTTGCTCAAGCGTTACGCGAAGCTTGTCCAAATGGAATTGATGTTTACTTCGAAAACGTGGGTGGGGAAATTTCAGATGCTATCTTCCCTCTTTTGAATAATTTTGCGCGTATTCCTGTATGTGGCGCAATTTCTTCTTATAATAATAAACAAGCTGACATTGGACCTCGTGTTCAAGGATACTTAATCAAGACGAGCTCATTGATGCAAGGCTTCACTGTTGGCAATTACTCTTCTCGTTTTGGAGAAGGCGCAAAAGAATTGGCAACTTGGCTCAAAGAAGGCAAACTGAAATACGAGGAAACGATTACGGAAGGTTTCGATCATACGATTGACGCATTTCTCGATCTTTTCAAAGGAGCAAACCTTGGGAAAGCGATTGTGAAAGTATCGGAAATCGAATAACAATTTTAGCCGTTCTGGTTTATTCCAGAATGGTTTTTCTTTCTCTTTTTACGGGACGATATTTCTTACCGATTTTAAATATAATTGGTGTTCCGATGATGGTTGGCAAGTACCAGAAGATAAGCACAGGCAATTCGTTAAGAAGTGGTATTCGAGGAATGTTTACAACAAGTGTGGCTGTGAATATCCCTATGTAAGATCCCAACATCCCTCCGATATGGATACGCAGCCAGTTTTTCCATCTGATTTTTGCAGATATATAGCCAAGCAATGCAAGACCGTATGAAAATATACCGATATAAAAGAGATAGGCACTTTCTTTCCAGTGCATAATAGACATCACGACAGTAGTGATAAATACAAACACGAAAAATCCATGATAAATCTCTCCACTGATTGTATGTCTGCCTTTTCTCTTTTTAGAAATACCAGCCAGCAAACCAGTAATCAAACAAATGCATCCAGCTGCAATATGAATCATTAAAAACAGGTTGAACAAATTCAACACCTCCAATTATTTACATTTTATTTCTAATTATAGTAACATACATAAAATTCCATTTCATTCATTCGAAAAAATATTCCGATTGTTAATCTTATCTCTACTCTTATATGATTAAGTTATTAAAGATTTCGGAGGTCACCCACATGAGTGAATTTGATCTTGTACAAGAAACTACATCTTTCCAATCAGTTGAAACGTTGAAACAACAGTTGCAAACACTTGGCATCAAAGCAGGAGATGCTATCATGGTTCATTCATCTATCAAATCGATGGGGTGGATTGCCGGTGGAGCAAAAGCTGTTATCGACGCATTGATGGAAACCATCACGGAAAAAGGGACCATTATCATGCCAGCCCAATCTGCCGAGAACTCAGAGCCTTCCTATTGGATGCTACCGCCAGTTCCAAAAGAATGGCATGCGCCTATCCGAGAACATACTCCAGCTTACGATCCACATTTGACCCCACTACGTGGAATGGGCAAAATAGCGGAATGCTTTCATCGCCATCCTAAAACCATTCGCAGCTATCACCCTGTTCACAGCTTTATGGCCTGGGGCAAGGATGCTGAAAAATGGATGATGGAACATCCACTTGAGGATTCATTTGGAATGACTTCCCCACTCGGTTCATTTTTAAATGAAAATGTTAAAATCCTGTTAATTGGAGTCGGATATGATTCGTGTACAGCTTTGCACCTATCGGAGAATTTAATTGAAAAGAAGACTTACATGAATCAGGGTGCAGCGATGCTGGTGGACGGTGAGCGTCAGTGGATTGAGTACCAAACACTTGATGTAGACTCGGATCGTTTCCCTGACCTTGGAGAAGCATTTGAAAAAGAACATCCCGATGCCTATCATGTTGGAAAATTAGGTCAAGCCGACTGCCGCATCATTCAAATGAAACAGCTAGTTGATTTTGGTGTGGAGTGGTTAAAAGCAAATCCTGTAGAGGAAGATTAAAAAAATTTTATTAGTAAAATTCTCATTTTTGTTCATCCTAATGGAACTAACATGATGGAGGAACAAAATGAAAAATAAATTTTTAAAATTTGCGATTGCAGCTATTCTTTGCCTAAGTGTCATAGCTCCTATCGCCACTTTCGCAACTCATTACACGTCTACCCAGAATGAAAAAGAAACCAATCTTGAAACAAAAATACTTCAGTCTCTTGATGCAGATAACATGTATAACAATATTAAATTTTTATCCAAAACACCTAGGGTAGCTGGGACCCAGCAAGAAGATGCTGCAGTTGCTTATATCAAAAAGCAATTCGAATCTTACGGGTATAAAACCGAAGTTCAAGCATTCACTTTCAATGACTATACAGTCCCTAATTCCATCGGGTTGGATGTCGAGCGATTTTCGAAAAAACTGAATCCGCAGGCTTTAGAATATTCGGTTAGTGGAAAAGCTACCGCGGAAGTTATCTTCGCGGGACTTGGTCAGAAAAACGACATCGCACAATTGGACCTTACCGGAAAAATCGTACTCCTGCAACGTGGCGTCATCAGCTTCAAGGAGAAAATGTTGAATGTGGCTGCGAAAGGTGCTGCCGGGGTCATATTTTACAACAATGCACCAGGAACCATCATGGGAAGTTTAGGTGAACCAAATAAGGCTTATGTTCCGTCTGTGCTGTTGACCCAGACAGAAGGAGAAGCGATATTGATTCATCTCAACAAAAACCCGCGTGCTGTTGTCTCATTGAACATTGAAGGTGCTAAATCCGCTCAAAATACATCGCACAATGTCATTGCAACTAAAAAGCCCAACGTTTCCAACAAAGCATCTCATGATATATTGGTCATCGGTGCTCATCACGATTCAGTTGCAGGTGCGCCGGGTGCTAATGACGATGCATCAGGAACTGCCATGACGCTTGAACTTGCACGTGTCTTGAAAACCATTCCAACCGACACAGAAATTCGTTTTATCACGTTCGGTGCTGAAGAGCTTGGATTACTTGGATCCAATCATTATGTCGAACAGTTACCGAAAAATGAAATCAGCCGAATCGTGGCAAATTTCAATTTGGACATGGTCGGAAGCAAAGATGCCGGGGAATTAATCTTGCAAACGGTCGATAATAAGCCTAACCTTGTGACTGAACTCGCCCAGGATGCCAGCACACAGCTAAACGGTGAACCCACACCTTACAATCAAGGTGACAGCAGTGACCATGTACCCTTTTCAAATGCAGGCATTCCCGCTGCCCTATTCATCCACAATCCCGCTGAGCCTTGGTACCACAAGCCACAAGATACAATAGATAAAATCAGCAAAGAAAAACTGCAAGATGTTTCGGAAATCGTCAGTATAGCTGTATGGAATCAAATCAAAATCGATCGCCAAGTCAAATAGTGTAAACCTTTAACCCCACGTCACTGGATCGGATGATCTCGTTACGTGGGGTTTTTACGTAACGTCTACTATACTTTCACAGAGCCTCCAAAAGGATTACTACGGCTGGGTGAGAGAGGACGATGAACTATGGATAGCACTCGTGGAAGATTAATCCTACTCAGGTCGTTGCACTAGCCAATCCTCCTAGGCTTTTCACTCTAGGAAGGATTTTTGATTATCTGACAGATTAGATTAATAATAAATCTTACAAGGCTCAGCCTTTTTTTAAAAAGTGTTTTCTGGGTCTACTTTAATTTGCTTTTTTTTGATTTTAATTTTCATGGGAGTTTAAGTACATTACTTCACAATGTTTAGTTTTTGATAGTCCAGTTAAATAATCCTTTTACTTCTTTTCAACATATAATATTTAGACCCTAAATTAAAGGAGTGAAATAACATGGGATTTTTCCAGCCCGAGGGAACAATGGCACCAACTTCCCCTCCCCCACCTCTCATACCAACAAAACCTTCTGTATCCTATATAATTGACTGTGTATATCAAAACACTTATGTATGGCTTATAAATGGGGACCAATTCTGGTTTTACCCAACTCGCGTGGAATATGGTGAAGTATCTGGATATAGATGGAACGGTTCCTTCTGGCAATTCTACGGAATTGACCCAAGATTTATAGATGCTGTTGCCTGTTATCCTACTCCTACCCTTTACTAAAATCCAAAAAGCCTTTTGGTAATTAAAAACCCAAGGCTTTTTCTTTTGTAATAGGCTTAAAGTGAATACACATTTTCGCGACATAATCCATTCAAAGTAGTATTATTTCACTAACCCCGTTAGTTTTACTTATTTGTTCTTCCTCGAAAATAAGCCTTCATCACAAATACCATCTTTCCAATGAATAGTCCCATCTCTATTATATGCTTCGATTTTAAGATGGTTTGGCTTGCCATTGTCGGATTGTTCTTAAATATCGAATGAACTAACCAGATTCTTTGCGTTCGATAACTCCCGACTTTACTTCTTTCCCTAAATGGTTTTGTTCTGCTGTACGCAAACATGAAACTCTCCTTAAAACATGGACTGAAAGTGATTAATAGCAGAGAAAAACTGATTAATAATGCGGACAACCTGATTCAATATTTGTAACGATGAATGTGTAACCTAAAAAAGAAATACTTATTATTATTGAAGTATTCCGAAAACCATAATAGTAAAAAATAAAGGGGGATAGGGAATTGAGAAAAGCAATGGGGATAATGTTGATTGGTGGCTTGCTAATAACAGGGTGTTCAGAAAAGGTTAAGTCCAGTGAAAATGAAAAATCAGACCCAATCACAGAACAGGAGTATGTGGGTAAGTTTGAAAACAACTATGATTTAATACATGAGAATTTAAATAAAATATCTGCAGCATCAGCATCATCCTCACTAGACGATATGGAGGAATTATGTAAGGCTTTTTCACATACAACCAATATTAATTTGCAGGTAATGAGTGAGGTAACACCTCCAAAGGAATACCAAGAAGCGAATGAGATGCTAATAGTGGCTCTTGAGAACTATATTGATTGGGGCTGGGCTATGGTGGAACTTTTGGATGATCCCAGTGATGAAGTAGGAGCAAAAGTGGATCACCACTTAGGTATAGCCTCTGAGAACTTGGAAAAGGCTCATGCTGAAGTAGAAAGCCTTAAATAACCTAACCTATTCTGTGAACCTGCTCCGTTAATAGAAAAAGACATTACTCCTTCTTGAAGTAAAGCACCCGTTAGTTGAAGAAGGTTATTTAAAATTATCAATATTAAAGTGGAACCAACTTTTATACTTTCAATCCACGCACTCACATGGTCCTCTCCAAATCTTCAAATTCCATTAGTTTATTTCATGCAGTTTATTGGATGCAATCAATTCAAAATTATAATGATGTATCCTACGGTCTGAATATTCGTTGGCAATTTAATTCCCTTGATCCACCTTAGTCTTAAGTGCTCGCATCATTTCAATAGGAGTAAAAAATAGAATCCCACTTATTCCACCAACTAATAAGCTATTTGGAAGGATGAGTTTGAGAAACAAGCCTGGATGCTCCGATAATCTAAAATACAACAAAATAAATAGAAAGGTTCCAATTAATGTAGCCCAGAAATATCGTTTGCATCTAGCGTGCGTTCGCTTCGTACTCAGTACCATTCGCTGGAGCGACTTTTGTGTTCCAGATTAAAGATTTTTGTTCCTGTGTGAATGTGATTTCTTTTGTTGTCATTTTGACAACCTCCTCTAATTTTTTTGGATTGGTATTGCTATATAAAAAAAAGCTCTCTAAACGTAGGTTTAAAGGGCTTTTAGATATCGGACTTATCAAGTTTTTGGAAACAAAAAAACGCCTGTACGCAGATGTCATAAAGACATAGGTATACAGACGTTTGGATTATAAACTAATTAATATTTTTTCATTTCCGTTAATTCTGCTCGTCAAAAGACGGGAATTGTTTTGGAAAACACAGACGCACACCTAGCTTTTTTCTGCTCATCTTAACGATGGGAAAATACAAAGGTTTTCGAAATAAAATAACTACTATTAGTATAGCGAATTATTAAATAGTCAGCAAGTCATTCTTTTGATAATTTTTAGTTTTCCATCTTTATAGATATATTCAATTAATTTTTCATTTTTTGTTGTAATTTTTATTCTGAATCCTCCTTTTAGTAAATGTAAGACAAAAAAAGGAGATGGTAAAATGGCAATTCATAATGGAAATCACGATTTTTACTTGTCAGTTCTTCAAAGTGCAACACGACAACTTAAGATTAGTTTCAAAACACCTGCTAATGCGACCTCAGTGAGTTTGATTGTTCAACGTCCGGGGGATTCGGGAATTGTAAAAACACAAACTATTTCTTCAAGCCCTGGTCAAAATCACACTGTATATGTAGAAGTTCCATATTACGGAGAATACTACGTCAAAGTTGATGCAGTTAGAGGTGCAATTTACGATTATTTTATTAGACCAGTAAAACTGCTTGGCACACATACTCAAAAGAAAACCTTTACTCAAGCTGATGTCGATCAATTTAAGACTAGTAAACTTGTTGCTCTTTTCGTAGGAACAGCAATAGGGCTTACAGCAACTGGAGTTATAGCGAAATATGTAACACTTTTTACTGCTGCCTTTACTATGGCAGAAATTGGTGCTTTTGACACTGAAGACGAAGATTGGCCAGACCCACGCGTTGGTTGGGGGCTACGAACAACTATGTACGATAATGGAAGTGCCATTCAAATTAAATGGGAAGCACTTGATCAGTACGGTAATGTACAAAGGACTCAAAACGGTCAAATTAACTATATAAAATGGTAATATTTATATAAAAAAATAAAAAAGGACGATAGCTACTAAGCTTCGTCCTTTTTATTTGTTTTGATTATATCAAGTATAAGAGTAATGTGAATAATAATGAATATAACTATCAATAAATAGGTATTAAATTGGTTTATGAAAAATAATCGATATTGATCCGACAAGTAATAGGTAATTAAATTAAAAAGTAGAAGAATTCCAATGTTGACTACTGTTATATAAGCATTAATCTTCTTAAATCTTTCTTTTTTCTCTTTTAAAAAGATTCGAACTAGTATTAAACCAAATAAAATCAATGAGAAATAGTGAAACTCTATTGGCATGAACCTCTCCCCCAATGCTTTGACTATCAAAATATATATGATTTTTTATGAAAATCATGTAAAATTAACCTAAGAAAAAGATTTTTTAGCATAAACTGGTTGTTATATTTATACTATATATCCCTTTAATAATAAAGGACATGATTTTATTCATGTTCTATATTTTTTACCCAAAAAGCGAACATACATTCGTAGAAATGGGAGGTGGAAGTTTGAAATGAATAAAAATCGACTACTTGCAGAGTTTTTTCAAGATGATAGGAATCGAAAGCTATATCAAGAGTATCTTAGGAATCCAACAGGCATTAACCAAAAAATTTTAGATGAAAGATTTAAGGAGTTTTATTTTAGAATCCGTTCGATTGCTTATATACTAAAAAGTTTGCACTTTGAAAGTCAAAAATTAGATAGAAAAAATCGACTGTATAAGCAACGTTATCAATCAATTTTAGATAGACCAAACGAAGATAATTCTACGTTACTAGATTTAATTGAAGTACCACCTCCCAGAGAAGAAACTCATTCAAACAAGTTAGAGGATTATATAACAGATTTTAAATTGCATTCTTCGATAAAAAAATTAACCAATAAACAAAGAGAAATTTTATTTTATGTATTTGTAATGGAGTTAAAAGATGTTGAGATAGCGAAAACTTTAGCTGTCTCACAGCAGTTTGTTACTAATACGAAGAATGTAGCATTGAAGAAACTAAGGGGGGAAATGAACGATGTTAGATGAAGCGAGTATGATCCAATTAGTAGGCAACTTTGGTTTTCCGATTGTCATGACCATTTATTTATTGCATCGCTTTGAAAGAAAGATTGAATCTCTCGATAACACAATACAAAACTTAGCAAAAGTTGTTGGAAACAAAGGAGTGAATTCATAATGAATATTATTGAGGAAAAAGAAATAAGAGCAATAATAGAGTTAATTCAGCCTAAAATTAAAAGGTCACTCTTTCAGACATCTCTTGAAAATAGAGAAGATTTGGAACAAGAATTAATGTTATATATACTAAAAGTAATTAACAATAAGATAAGTAGAAACGTACCAGGTTTCTTTACCACTTTTGGACAATCATTCAACATAACAGAAAACGAATTATTGTCCTTTGAACTATCTTAGTGTAACCATTGAAAAAAATTTTAATTAAAATTTAGCGAGCATAATCAATTTCTAGGTAAAAAACAAACCTCGTATTTTGAAAATACGAGGTTTCACCTGTTTATTGCTATTCATTTTTATAAAAAAGATTGATTATTTCAGAAATCGAATCTTCAACTAAAGCACCCGTTAGTTTAAGTGAAATGTTTCACAAAATTGCTCTTTACAATCGATAAAAAAAATTCAAGCATAAATACTAATTCTGTGTTTAAACCAAATATCCAAATATTCACAATAACATTGAGGTAATAAAACGGTTGTACACATTGTTTTAGTACCCATAATAATTCACAAAATTATGAAACTCTCGCCATTCCAAAACGTATGTATATTTAACGATACATCAAAAGGGTGAAAAGGATGTTAATAGCTTTTTACAGTACTCTCATAATCTTTCTAATTTTATTTATTGTCACGTTAAGTTATTTGGTCAGTCTTGTAAAGCGAAAAAAGGCAACAGGCGGCAATGTCCTAGCCTTATTCTTCCTGTTACTATTAACAGGAATTGTTTCAGGTATATATGGATTTGACTTTCTTAAATTGCAAGCTGGAAAAGTACAAATAGCACAAGGCGATTGCTTTATTGAGTTTAATGATAATGGGAGAAGTATTGCAACTACTACAATTGAAATAGACGATAGAGTCTATCAAATAAAAGGCGATACATACAACCATTTGCCAGATGGAACTTATCAATGTAAAGTTCATTATTTGCCAGTTACTAAAATTATTGAATCCCTTCACTTAGAAAAATAATAGGAATCAGTCTGGAATTTGGCTGTTTCCTACTAATCCTTGTTCAACTAACCTGCCCCGTTAGTTTAATAAGACATACCAGCTTCTCTAAAGGCATTTCGATAAATCTCAGTGTTTATTCTTTGAACATCAATCTGCAATAATTCTTTTCTAATGGTACTAAATAGGTCACTTGGAATATTAGGAAATTTACCTTCAAGATCCTCTCTTTTATCTAAATGATTTAGCGTTTGAATAATAACAAAATAAATGTTTGGATATTGCTTTTTAATGTTGGAAGTATGTTTTAGAAACTCTTTGAGGTACTTATCAAAATAGTGACGGTTGTATCCTTCTATACCTATATAGAATGGAAATCCACTTCGGTCTTCCCACTCTATCAAAAGACCCCAAAAAGCAATAAGGGAACCCCCCCTATATCTCAAATTATCGTCGTTAAAGTGTTCATAATAAGGGTAAAACAAT from Paenisporosarcina sp. FSL H8-0542 encodes:
- a CDS encoding M28 family peptidase, translating into MKNKFLKFAIAAILCLSVIAPIATFATHYTSTQNEKETNLETKILQSLDADNMYNNIKFLSKTPRVAGTQQEDAAVAYIKKQFESYGYKTEVQAFTFNDYTVPNSIGLDVERFSKKLNPQALEYSVSGKATAEVIFAGLGQKNDIAQLDLTGKIVLLQRGVISFKEKMLNVAAKGAAGVIFYNNAPGTIMGSLGEPNKAYVPSVLLTQTEGEAILIHLNKNPRAVVSLNIEGAKSAQNTSHNVIATKKPNVSNKASHDILVIGAHHDSVAGAPGANDDASGTAMTLELARVLKTIPTDTEIRFITFGAEELGLLGSNHYVEQLPKNEISRIVANFNLDMVGSKDAGELILQTVDNKPNLVTELAQDASTQLNGEPTPYNQGDSSDHVPFSNAGIPAALFIHNPAEPWYHKPQDTIDKISKEKLQDVSEIVSIAVWNQIKIDRQVK
- a CDS encoding RNA polymerase subunit sigma-70 encodes the protein MNKNRLLAEFFQDDRNRKLYQEYLRNPTGINQKILDERFKEFYFRIRSIAYILKSLHFESQKLDRKNRLYKQRYQSILDRPNEDNSTLLDLIEVPPPREETHSNKLEDYITDFKLHSSIKKLTNKQREILFYVFVMELKDVEIAKTLAVSQQFVTNTKNVALKKLRGEMNDVR
- a CDS encoding DUF2306 domain-containing protein, with product MNLFNLFLMIHIAAGCICLITGLLAGISKKRKGRHTISGEIYHGFFVFVFITTVVMSIMHWKESAYLFYIGIFSYGLALLGYISAKIRWKNWLRIHIGGMLGSYIGIFTATLVVNIPRIPLLNELPVLIFWYLPTIIGTPIIFKIGKKYRPVKRERKTILE
- a CDS encoding NADP-dependent oxidoreductase, with amino-acid sequence MQKQIKLINRPTGTPTKENFEILTAPIDSASEGEVVVKTVYISVDPYLRGRMNDAKSYIPPFELNEMISSGIIGQVVQSTSSLFEKGDVVLGSLPWQEYSVVKESAVRKIDHRIAPASAYLSVLGMTGLTAYFGLLDIGKPKEGETVVVSGAAGAVGSIVGQIAKIKGMRVVGIAGSDEKVKFLVEELGFDAAINYKTQDVAQALREACPNGIDVYFENVGGEISDAIFPLLNNFARIPVCGAISSYNNKQADIGPRVQGYLIKTSSLMQGFTVGNYSSRFGEGAKELATWLKEGKLKYEETITEGFDHTIDAFLDLFKGANLGKAIVKVSEIE
- a CDS encoding AAC(3) family N-acetyltransferase, coding for MSEFDLVQETTSFQSVETLKQQLQTLGIKAGDAIMVHSSIKSMGWIAGGAKAVIDALMETITEKGTIIMPAQSAENSEPSYWMLPPVPKEWHAPIREHTPAYDPHLTPLRGMGKIAECFHRHPKTIRSYHPVHSFMAWGKDAEKWMMEHPLEDSFGMTSPLGSFLNENVKILLIGVGYDSCTALHLSENLIEKKTYMNQGAAMLVDGERQWIEYQTLDVDSDRFPDLGEAFEKEHPDAYHVGKLGQADCRIIQMKQLVDFGVEWLKANPVEED
- a CDS encoding cobalamin biosynthesis protein CobN is translated as MLIAFYSTLIIFLILFIVTLSYLVSLVKRKKATGGNVLALFFLLLLTGIVSGIYGFDFLKLQAGKVQIAQGDCFIEFNDNGRSIATTTIEIDDRVYQIKGDTYNHLPDGTYQCKVHYLPVTKIIESLHLEK
- a CDS encoding YvrJ family protein; translated protein: MLDEASMIQLVGNFGFPIVMTIYLLHRFERKIESLDNTIQNLAKVVGNKGVNS